In Streptomyces asoensis, a single genomic region encodes these proteins:
- a CDS encoding sugar ABC transporter substrate-binding protein codes for MKARTRDTVAAVTAVCTAVLLAACGADTGDEPRTQGRPSIGLLLPDATTARWETQDRPLLEKRIGELCAECVVDHANAKGDVALQQEQMNSMITKGVDAIVLVPVDARSLGPSVTKAREAGIPVISYDRLAEGPISGYVSFDGVEVGRLQGRALLRAMGDKVPGAEIVMMNGDPSDPNTKSFEEGARSVLGSKVKIGKAYDTLQWRTEAAHMNMAGAIAALGVESIDGVYAANDGLAAGSISALKANKVDPLPPVTGQDAELSALRRIVGGEQYMTVFKPFAPEADAGAAMAVAAARGQRLDRLATAEVPTHDGKAVSAVLLTPVSVTADNMRDTVVKSGLHTVRQICTPELRAACVRAGLI; via the coding sequence ATGAAGGCCCGTACACGGGACACGGTCGCCGCGGTGACCGCGGTCTGCACCGCGGTCCTCCTGGCGGCCTGCGGGGCGGACACCGGCGACGAGCCGCGGACGCAGGGCCGGCCGAGCATCGGTCTGCTGCTGCCGGACGCCACCACGGCCCGCTGGGAGACCCAGGACAGACCCCTGCTGGAGAAGAGGATCGGCGAACTGTGCGCCGAGTGCGTGGTCGACCACGCCAACGCCAAGGGTGATGTGGCGCTCCAGCAGGAACAGATGAACTCGATGATCACGAAGGGCGTCGACGCCATCGTGCTCGTGCCCGTGGACGCCCGCTCCCTGGGCCCCTCGGTCACCAAGGCGCGCGAGGCGGGCATCCCCGTCATCTCCTACGACCGGCTCGCCGAGGGGCCCATCTCGGGTTACGTCTCCTTCGACGGGGTGGAGGTCGGCAGGCTCCAGGGCCGGGCCCTGCTCCGGGCGATGGGCGACAAGGTGCCCGGCGCCGAGATCGTCATGATGAACGGTGATCCCAGCGACCCGAACACCAAGTCGTTCGAGGAGGGTGCCCGGTCGGTGCTCGGCTCGAAGGTGAAGATCGGCAAGGCCTACGACACCCTCCAGTGGCGTACGGAAGCGGCGCACATGAACATGGCCGGCGCAATCGCGGCGCTCGGCGTCGAGTCCATCGACGGGGTCTACGCGGCCAACGACGGCCTCGCGGCCGGGAGCATCTCCGCCCTCAAGGCGAACAAGGTGGACCCGCTGCCGCCGGTCACCGGACAGGACGCCGAACTCTCGGCGCTGCGGCGCATCGTCGGCGGCGAGCAGTACATGACCGTCTTCAAGCCGTTCGCGCCGGAGGCCGACGCCGGCGCCGCCATGGCCGTGGCCGCGGCCCGCGGGCAGCGCCTGGACCGCCTGGCCACCGCCGAGGTGCCGACGCACGACGGGAAGGCGGTCTCCGCCGTCCTGCTCACCCCGGTGTCGGTGACCGCGGACAACATGCGGGACACGGTGGTCAAGAGCGGCCTGCACACCGTCCGGCAGATCTGCACCCCCGAGCTGCGGGCCGCCTGCGTCCGGGCCGGACTGATCTGA
- a CDS encoding SpoIIE family protein phosphatase: MRTCVDRALTFAGATLAAVYAPGAGTRELQLVDTSGKAPSGSAPPERLPLSEDSPAARAFRTDRSLWLTAGTPLGALPLGTRGSRLGCLVVLGASADGFESEQRHFWERYADAVAALLPPDAGPPRPTPLLDPALRSLRVGFFVLSPDTGLIEADDTVLELVGITPDDFDGKVDTLLAHALPEDMHALMSVLELAADPFGRRDLEFRVRGPTGEMRWLSLSCRAEADGVDGAQQVLGVVTATSVLRRGGDDVSRIQWLTAALDDAATVRDVGRVVVAALREPLAADHVAVAALQDDRVMVTALDPPQPDAWPQAWRGEWRTEWPEAPLRALPTLQAALADGRVDLWPAGTDLEPGLAGIGTGGLAVLPLPAKGQVAGVCLVGWDRPHAFAPEERSLLTATAALVGQALKRAHAHDAEQELATMLQRSLLPRRLPELPGGTAVARYLPARRGLQVGGDWYDVIALSEDRVALVIGDVQGHSAGAATIMGQMRTAVRAYATEGHPPDVVVSHANRLLVGMETDLFATCCYAELDMEEGNVLFVRAGHLAPLLRLPDGTTEEVEVAGGPPLGILAEADFPMTAVELAPGTVLALVTDGLVEASDLPLDEGMRRTRVALAAADPADPGRMADALLGDAGRREDDVAVLLLRYDGMKTRPVKVGWMVWRLPDAVMHARRFTARTLRRWKVPEAADAVLLVVSELVTNALVHTQGPVRLDLILRGDRVRVCVSDSSPRAPAKPVIVDWESTGGRGLLLVEAMSDSFGSVPVAGGKQVWSEITVPGGGAP; the protein is encoded by the coding sequence GTGCGGACCTGCGTCGACCGGGCCCTGACCTTCGCCGGAGCCACACTGGCAGCGGTCTACGCACCCGGGGCCGGGACAAGGGAACTCCAGTTGGTCGACACGTCCGGAAAGGCTCCTTCCGGATCGGCGCCGCCGGAGCGCCTGCCCCTGTCCGAGGACTCGCCCGCGGCCCGCGCCTTCCGCACCGACCGCTCCCTGTGGCTGACCGCCGGCACCCCGCTCGGCGCGCTGCCCCTCGGCACCCGGGGCAGCAGGCTCGGCTGCCTCGTCGTCCTCGGGGCCTCCGCCGACGGCTTCGAGTCGGAGCAGCGCCACTTCTGGGAGCGGTACGCCGACGCCGTCGCCGCGCTCCTGCCGCCGGACGCCGGCCCGCCGCGGCCGACCCCGCTGCTGGACCCGGCCCTGCGCAGTCTGCGCGTCGGCTTCTTCGTCCTCTCCCCGGACACCGGACTGATCGAGGCCGACGACACCGTGCTCGAACTGGTCGGCATCACACCGGACGACTTCGACGGCAAGGTCGACACCCTGCTCGCCCACGCCCTCCCCGAGGACATGCACGCCCTGATGTCGGTCCTCGAACTCGCCGCCGACCCCTTCGGCCGGCGCGACCTGGAGTTCCGGGTCCGCGGCCCCACGGGGGAGATGCGCTGGCTCAGCCTGAGCTGCCGGGCGGAGGCCGACGGCGTGGACGGAGCGCAGCAGGTCCTCGGCGTGGTGACGGCCACCTCGGTCCTGCGGCGCGGGGGCGACGACGTCTCCAGGATCCAGTGGCTGACGGCGGCCCTCGACGACGCGGCCACGGTCCGTGACGTCGGCCGCGTCGTCGTCGCCGCCCTGCGCGAACCGCTGGCCGCCGACCACGTCGCCGTCGCCGCGCTCCAGGACGACCGGGTCATGGTCACCGCGCTCGACCCGCCGCAGCCCGACGCGTGGCCGCAGGCGTGGCGCGGCGAGTGGCGCACGGAATGGCCCGAGGCGCCCCTGCGCGCCCTGCCCACCCTCCAGGCGGCCCTGGCGGACGGCCGGGTGGACCTGTGGCCCGCGGGAACCGACCTCGAGCCCGGTCTCGCCGGGATCGGCACCGGGGGACTGGCCGTCCTTCCGCTGCCCGCCAAGGGCCAGGTGGCCGGGGTGTGCCTGGTCGGCTGGGACAGGCCGCACGCGTTCGCGCCCGAGGAACGCTCCCTGCTCACCGCCACGGCCGCCCTCGTCGGCCAGGCACTCAAGCGCGCCCACGCGCACGACGCCGAGCAGGAACTCGCGACCATGCTCCAGCGCAGCCTGCTGCCCCGCCGGCTGCCCGAACTGCCCGGCGGGACGGCCGTCGCCCGCTATCTGCCCGCCCGGCGCGGACTCCAGGTGGGCGGCGACTGGTACGACGTGATCGCCCTGTCGGAGGACCGGGTCGCCCTGGTCATCGGGGACGTCCAGGGCCACAGCGCCGGAGCCGCGACGATCATGGGGCAGATGCGTACGGCGGTCCGCGCCTACGCCACCGAGGGCCATCCGCCCGACGTGGTCGTCTCGCACGCCAACCGGCTCCTCGTCGGCATGGAGACCGACCTCTTCGCCACCTGCTGCTACGCCGAACTCGACATGGAGGAGGGCAACGTCCTCTTCGTCCGGGCCGGGCACCTCGCCCCCCTGCTGCGGCTGCCCGACGGCACCACCGAGGAGGTCGAGGTGGCGGGCGGCCCTCCGCTCGGCATCCTGGCGGAGGCCGACTTCCCCATGACGGCCGTCGAACTGGCCCCCGGCACGGTCCTCGCCCTGGTCACCGACGGGCTGGTCGAGGCCTCCGACCTGCCGCTCGACGAGGGCATGCGCCGCACCCGCGTCGCGCTCGCCGCGGCCGACCCCGCCGACCCGGGCCGGATGGCCGACGCCCTCCTCGGCGACGCCGGCCGCCGGGAGGACGACGTGGCGGTGCTCCTGCTGCGCTACGACGGCATGAAGACCCGGCCGGTCAAGGTCGGCTGGATGGTGTGGCGGCTGCCCGACGCCGTCATGCACGCCCGCCGCTTCACCGCCCGCACACTGCGTCGCTGGAAGGTCCCCGAGGCGGCCGACGCGGTGCTGCTCGTGGTCTCCGAACTCGTCACCAACGCGCTGGTGCACACCCAGGGCCCGGTGCGCCTGGACCTGATCCTGCGCGGCGACCGGGTACGGGTCTGCGTCAGCGACTCCTCGCCGCGCGCGCCCGCCAAACCGGTGATCGTGGACTGGGAGTCGACCGGCGGCCGGGGATTGCTGCTGGTCGAGGCGATGTCGGACTCCTTCGGCTCCGTGCCCGTGGCCGGCGGCAAACAGGTGTGGAGCGAGATCACCGTACCGGGAGGAGGCGCACCGTGA
- a CDS encoding substrate-binding domain-containing protein, translated as MRTGRGPVVAVLAAALLTAPLASCGSGEEPDREGFTVGLLLPSRAVPRWEHADRPLIEAQVKKLCPGCRVEYANAENDVTRQREQMISMVTKGAEVLILDAADTRALRSSIQEARRAGVPVIAYDRLAEGPITGYVGFDGIQVGRLQGEALLRAMERRTGSGDADVVMMNGDPTSPNADSYRKGALSELDGEVRIARAYNTLDWSTQNAHTNMSAAVAALGPDGIDGVLAANDNIAAGVIAALKSAGVTKIPPVTGQDADLDAVRRIVTGEQYMTVYKPFVKEAAAVAEMAVAVGRGEDAGDTATTTVDSPTHKRIPAVLLQPTAVTARDIRRTLIDGGLYTTGQICTRELRAACDRAGITSGPGG; from the coding sequence GTGAGGACCGGCCGCGGGCCCGTCGTCGCGGTGCTCGCCGCGGCGCTCCTGACGGCACCCCTCGCCTCCTGCGGCTCCGGCGAGGAACCGGACCGGGAGGGCTTCACCGTCGGCCTGCTGCTGCCGAGCCGCGCGGTGCCCCGCTGGGAACACGCCGACCGGCCGCTCATCGAGGCCCAGGTGAAGAAGCTGTGCCCCGGCTGCCGGGTGGAGTACGCCAACGCCGAGAACGACGTCACCCGGCAGCGGGAGCAGATGATCTCCATGGTCACCAAGGGGGCCGAGGTCCTGATCCTCGATGCCGCCGACACCCGGGCGCTGCGCTCCTCCATCCAGGAGGCCCGCCGGGCGGGCGTGCCGGTCATCGCCTACGACCGCCTCGCCGAGGGCCCGATCACCGGCTACGTCGGGTTCGACGGCATCCAGGTCGGCAGGCTCCAGGGGGAGGCGCTGCTGCGGGCCATGGAGCGGCGCACCGGGAGCGGCGACGCGGACGTCGTCATGATGAACGGCGATCCGACCAGCCCGAACGCCGACTCGTACCGCAAGGGCGCGCTCTCCGAGCTCGATGGCGAGGTCCGCATCGCCCGCGCCTACAACACGCTCGACTGGAGCACCCAGAACGCCCACACCAACATGTCCGCCGCCGTCGCGGCCCTCGGCCCGGACGGGATCGACGGGGTGCTGGCGGCCAACGACAACATCGCCGCGGGCGTCATCGCCGCGCTCAAGAGCGCCGGGGTCACGAAGATCCCGCCCGTCACCGGCCAGGACGCCGACCTGGACGCGGTGCGGCGGATCGTCACCGGCGAGCAGTACATGACGGTCTACAAGCCGTTCGTGAAGGAGGCCGCCGCGGTGGCCGAGATGGCCGTCGCCGTGGGGCGGGGCGAGGACGCCGGCGACACCGCCACGACGACCGTCGACAGCCCCACCCACAAGCGCATCCCCGCGGTGCTGCTCCAGCCGACCGCGGTGACGGCCCGGGACATCCGGCGGACCCTGATCGACGGCGGCCTGTACACCACGGGCCAGATCTGCACCCGTGAGCTCAGGGCCGCCTGCGACCGGGCCGGGATCACCTCCGGGCCCGGCGGGTGA
- a CDS encoding zinc-ribbon domain-containing protein yields the protein MIIFGTKGYLYQLAILTLVCGRCGNPAAHTLRKRVTKFTLFFVPLFPVSTKYATQCTFCGAEQKVTKEQADQLLAQGTGGPGAPAYGSPQQQPYRH from the coding sequence GTGATCATTTTCGGCACCAAGGGGTACCTCTACCAGCTGGCGATACTGACCCTCGTGTGCGGCCGCTGCGGCAACCCCGCCGCCCACACGCTCCGCAAGCGCGTCACGAAGTTCACGCTGTTCTTCGTGCCCCTGTTCCCGGTCTCCACGAAGTACGCGACCCAGTGCACCTTCTGCGGCGCGGAGCAGAAGGTGACCAAGGAGCAGGCCGACCAGCTCCTGGCGCAGGGCACGGGCGGCCCCGGCGCCCCGGCGTACGGCTCGCCGCAGCAGCAGCCGTACCGGCACTGA
- a CDS encoding LuxR C-terminal-related transcriptional regulator: protein MASVLIVNDQSLQRVGLRMLLAAEPDLTVVGDTASGAEAVALSAALRPDVVLLGGVGPGTDDLGTIRRIAHPAAPAHPARPAPPPGPEGPAGRPPRILVLASTGHEGHAYAALRAGAGGFLLQDATPRELTAAVRVVAAGDAVITPGLTRALIETVRHEHPRRPGGRAPGRAAFTERERDVLVAVASGWSNAEIATRLSIAPTTVKSHVSHILAKIGARARVQAVAFAYEYGLVRPAA from the coding sequence ATGGCCTCCGTACTCATCGTGAACGACCAGTCCCTCCAACGCGTCGGCCTGCGCATGCTCCTGGCCGCCGAGCCCGATCTGACCGTCGTGGGCGACACGGCGAGCGGGGCCGAAGCCGTCGCGCTGAGCGCCGCGCTGCGGCCGGACGTCGTCCTGCTGGGCGGCGTCGGCCCCGGTACGGACGACCTCGGGACCATCCGGCGCATCGCCCACCCCGCGGCCCCGGCACACCCCGCGCGGCCCGCCCCGCCACCCGGCCCCGAGGGTCCGGCCGGGCGACCCCCGCGGATCCTGGTGCTGGCCTCCACCGGCCACGAGGGCCATGCCTACGCCGCGCTGCGCGCGGGAGCGGGCGGATTCCTCCTCCAGGACGCGACGCCCCGTGAACTGACCGCGGCCGTGCGGGTCGTGGCCGCCGGGGACGCCGTCATCACGCCCGGACTGACGCGTGCGCTCATCGAGACCGTCCGCCACGAGCACCCCCGGCGACCCGGCGGGCGGGCACCCGGACGCGCCGCCTTCACCGAGCGCGAGCGCGACGTCCTCGTCGCGGTGGCCTCCGGGTGGTCCAACGCGGAGATCGCCACCCGGCTGTCCATCGCCCCCACCACCGTGAAGTCCCACGTCAGCCACATCCTGGCCAAGATCGGCGCCCGGGCCCGGGTCCAGGCGGTCGCCTTCGCCTACGAGTACGGCCTGGTCCGCCCGGCGGCCTGA
- the dacB gene encoding D-alanyl-D-alanine carboxypeptidase/D-alanyl-D-alanine-endopeptidase produces the protein MPERPLVPGGRRRHRGTGPGGTALRRALVLALALPVTSAALAGPSAFAAGNPTGTTAGNPTAGRTLGADDRQMVANLEARVVDARLGSKVGGVVLDPDSDTTLWDHDGATALMPASNTKLATATAALTVLGPDHRFTTRVVYGNGTLTLVGGGDRTLTGADLAELARTAVAGLKAAGLTTVKVAVDDSLFGEPALAEGWNTGYYPDSVAPVRALVVDGHGVQDTSIDAGQAFARQLAAAGVTVDGAVTRAQADPGAFPVARHLSAPLSDIVHTMIKVSDNNIAETLLRTTALAAGRPATFEGGTDVVRQVLSTRYGVPLDNFVIHDGSGLSRANRIPAATLAEILELLTQPRNSATLGSILDGLPVSGEAGSTLGPEWGRFDDVNSRCAVGKVHAKTGTLTGAIALSGLTQGKDGRWKVFAFIENDSTANPSDIKDAMDGLAATVNGCWA, from the coding sequence TTGCCCGAGCGTCCCCTCGTCCCGGGCGGTCGGCGCCGGCACCGCGGGACCGGGCCCGGCGGTACCGCTCTGCGGCGGGCGCTCGTGCTCGCGCTGGCCCTGCCCGTCACGTCGGCCGCACTGGCCGGCCCCTCGGCGTTCGCCGCCGGCAACCCCACCGGCACGACGGCCGGGAACCCCACGGCGGGCCGGACGCTCGGCGCGGACGACCGGCAGATGGTCGCCAACCTCGAGGCCCGGGTCGTCGACGCCCGGCTGGGCTCCAAGGTCGGCGGGGTCGTCCTCGACCCGGATTCCGACACCACCCTGTGGGACCACGACGGGGCGACCGCGCTGATGCCGGCGTCCAACACCAAGCTCGCCACGGCGACCGCCGCCCTGACGGTGCTCGGCCCGGACCACAGGTTCACCACCCGGGTCGTGTACGGGAACGGCACCCTCACCCTGGTGGGCGGCGGCGACCGCACCCTGACCGGCGCCGACCTCGCCGAACTGGCGAGGACCGCGGTCGCCGGGCTCAAGGCCGCGGGGCTGACGACGGTGAAGGTCGCGGTGGACGACAGCCTCTTCGGCGAACCGGCCCTGGCGGAGGGCTGGAACACCGGCTACTACCCGGACTCCGTCGCTCCGGTGCGCGCCCTCGTCGTCGACGGCCACGGCGTCCAGGACACCTCGATCGACGCCGGACAGGCCTTCGCCCGGCAGCTGGCCGCGGCCGGGGTCACCGTCGACGGCGCCGTGACCCGCGCGCAAGCGGACCCCGGCGCCTTCCCCGTGGCCCGGCACCTGTCGGCACCACTGTCGGACATCGTCCACACGATGATCAAGGTCAGCGACAACAACATCGCCGAGACCCTGCTGCGGACGACCGCCCTCGCCGCGGGCCGCCCGGCCACCTTCGAGGGCGGCACGGACGTCGTGCGCCAGGTACTGAGCACCCGGTACGGCGTCCCGCTCGACAACTTCGTGATCCACGACGGCAGCGGCCTGTCGCGGGCCAACCGCATCCCGGCCGCCACGCTCGCGGAGATCCTGGAACTGCTGACGCAGCCCCGCAACTCCGCCACCCTGGGCTCCATCCTGGACGGGCTGCCCGTCTCCGGGGAGGCCGGCAGCACGCTCGGTCCGGAGTGGGGCCGCTTCGACGACGTGAACTCCCGGTGCGCGGTCGGCAAGGTGCACGCGAAGACCGGCACCCTCACCGGGGCCATCGCGCTGAGCGGTCTGACCCAGGGCAAGGACGGCAGGTGGAAGGTGTTCGCCTTCATCGAGAACGACTCCACGGCCAACCCGAGCGACATCAAGGACGCCATGGACGGCCTGGCGGCGACCGTGAACGGCTGCTGGGCGTAG
- a CDS encoding alpha/beta fold hydrolase, whose translation MHPQRTGTLAVPGATLHYETLGSGPVLLLIPGGAGDAGLYAGMAPLLATRYTVVSYDPRGLSRSPLTAPPDAIGADEEVSVWSDDARRLLDLLAPDEEAVVLGCSSGAVVAVDLLARHPRRLRRVVAHEPPLLELLPDPAPHRALFAEVRELLRTRGAEAAMARLGEGLAHGAVERAPVPATELPPAIAEMAPRMHANLPVFLGRVLRSFSSAVPDLASLRPVAHRLVPAAGRDSRLQTPLYGPAARLAELLGSRLEEFPGGHLGAVECPREFADRLLAVLDRPAAPLGD comes from the coding sequence ATGCATCCGCAGCGGACCGGCACTCTGGCCGTGCCCGGCGCCACCCTCCACTACGAGACGCTCGGCAGCGGGCCGGTCCTGCTGCTCATTCCCGGCGGCGCGGGGGACGCCGGACTGTACGCGGGGATGGCACCGCTGCTGGCCACCCGCTACACGGTGGTCTCGTACGACCCGCGCGGCCTGTCCCGCAGCCCGCTGACCGCCCCGCCGGACGCGATCGGCGCCGACGAGGAGGTCTCGGTGTGGAGCGACGACGCCCGCAGGCTGCTCGACCTGCTCGCCCCGGACGAGGAGGCGGTCGTCCTCGGTTGCAGCTCCGGCGCCGTGGTCGCGGTGGACCTGCTGGCCAGGCATCCGCGGCGGCTGCGCCGGGTCGTCGCGCACGAGCCGCCGCTGCTGGAGCTCCTGCCGGACCCGGCCCCGCACCGGGCCCTGTTCGCCGAGGTGCGCGAGCTGCTCCGCACCCGGGGCGCCGAGGCGGCCATGGCCCGCCTGGGTGAGGGGCTGGCGCACGGAGCGGTCGAGCGTGCGCCCGTCCCCGCGACGGAACTGCCGCCCGCAATAGCGGAGATGGCCCCGCGGATGCACGCCAACCTGCCGGTCTTCCTGGGAAGGGTGCTCCGTTCGTTCTCCTCGGCCGTGCCCGATCTCGCGTCCCTGCGGCCCGTGGCACACCGGCTGGTGCCCGCCGCGGGGCGCGACTCCCGCCTTCAGACACCGCTGTACGGGCCGGCCGCCCGCCTCGCGGAGCTCCTGGGATCACGCCTGGAGGAGTTCCCCGGCGGCCACCTCGGGGCCGTCGAGTGCCCGCGGGAGTTCGCCGACCGGCTGCTGGCCGTCCTGGACCGGCCCGCCGCGCCCCTCGGTGACTGA
- a CDS encoding AfsR/SARP family transcriptional regulator, translated as MPLEPVEPVEPVRFTVLGAVRVLRGDAELEPGGPQERAFLALLLVAAGRPVALGEIVDVLWGTDPPHSAVNVVRRHVGSLRRLLEPGLAARAEGRWLLREAGGYRLVTDAGSSDLVRFRALGEEARRSADRSPARALELLTTALSLWQGPLAAGVPQRARAHPLFEAVDRERSAVLRRATDLALRVGAPDLVLDELRTAAARHPLDEPLQAGLLLALTAAGRRPEALAAYEAVRARLAEELGIDPGAHLREAHDAVLREMPGTGTGTGTGTGQGAPAQAAPPAPPQPSPSPSALSSALPPPAQLPHDIVGFTGRRAELDEAFALSGADAPGAGTVVISAIGGMAGIGKTTLAVHWAHRVADRFPDGQLYVNLRGFDPSGAVLDPGEAVRGFLDALGVPPERIPHGVDAQAALYRGVLAGRRVLVVLDNARDTEQVRPLLPASPGCLAIVTSRDELAGLVAAHGARSLTLRPFDAVQARAFLERRLGAERVAAEPGAADEISELCAGLPLALACVAARAAAHPHFPLASVAAELREAHGSLDAFARTDASVDVGTVFSWSTRAVSPAAARLFRLLALHPGPDFSLPGAAALAGLTVRRTRPLLAELTGLHLVTEHQPGRHAFHDLLRAHAGELVHERDTAADRAAALERLHHHYLHTAHVADRLLAPNADPLPPPPAPEGVHPEALADDDRALAWLTAEHAVLLAVVESAAASRHPAQERIACQLAWSLEPFFDRRGHWHDGLAAQRTALDAARRLADPALEARGLRGLARVEGRLGLHARAVPRLERALDLFAELGDDTGRAHTHRSLGWECDQRGDLTGALRHNQVALELFRALGDRAAQASVLNSVGWYHALLGEYRHALTHCFEALTMLQQLGDRYGQAATWDSIAYAHHHLGRHPHALLGYRNALALLRDLGVPYVEADILVRVGDTHLATGDHESARAAWQEALVLLRGLDHPDAEAVEARLAARDGHAGAV; from the coding sequence GTGCCGCTGGAGCCGGTGGAGCCGGTGGAGCCGGTGCGGTTCACGGTCCTGGGGGCCGTGCGGGTCCTCCGGGGCGACGCGGAGCTGGAGCCCGGGGGACCGCAGGAGCGGGCCTTCCTGGCGCTGCTGCTGGTGGCGGCGGGACGTCCGGTGGCCCTGGGCGAGATCGTCGACGTGCTCTGGGGCACCGATCCGCCGCACAGCGCGGTCAACGTGGTCCGGCGGCACGTGGGATCGCTGCGCCGGCTGCTGGAGCCCGGCCTCGCCGCCCGTGCCGAGGGGCGCTGGCTGCTGCGGGAGGCGGGCGGCTACCGGCTGGTGACCGACGCCGGCTCGTCGGACCTGGTGCGGTTCCGCGCGCTCGGCGAGGAGGCGCGGCGGAGCGCGGACCGGTCACCGGCTCGGGCGCTCGAACTCCTCACCACGGCGCTGTCGCTGTGGCAGGGGCCGCTCGCCGCCGGTGTCCCGCAGCGGGCCCGGGCGCATCCCCTGTTCGAGGCGGTGGACCGCGAGCGGTCGGCGGTCCTGCGCCGCGCGACGGACCTCGCCCTGCGCGTCGGCGCGCCGGACCTGGTCCTGGACGAACTGCGGACCGCCGCCGCACGGCACCCCCTCGACGAACCCCTCCAGGCGGGACTGCTCCTCGCGCTCACGGCGGCCGGCCGCCGCCCGGAGGCCCTGGCCGCCTACGAGGCCGTACGCGCGCGACTGGCCGAGGAACTGGGCATCGACCCCGGCGCGCACCTGCGCGAAGCGCACGACGCGGTGCTGCGCGAAATGCCCGGCACCGGCACCGGCACCGGCACCGGCACCGGGCAAGGCGCCCCGGCGCAGGCGGCCCCGCCCGCTCCGCCGCAGCCGTCGCCGTCACCCTCCGCTCTGTCGTCGGCTCTGCCGCCGCCCGCCCAACTGCCGCACGACATCGTGGGTTTCACCGGACGCCGGGCCGAGCTCGACGAGGCCTTCGCGCTGTCCGGAGCGGACGCCCCGGGAGCCGGGACCGTCGTGATCAGCGCCATCGGCGGTATGGCGGGCATCGGCAAGACCACCCTCGCGGTGCACTGGGCGCACCGGGTCGCCGACCGGTTCCCCGACGGGCAGCTCTACGTCAACCTGCGCGGCTTCGACCCGTCCGGTGCCGTCCTGGACCCCGGTGAGGCCGTACGCGGCTTCCTCGACGCGCTCGGCGTGCCGCCCGAACGCATCCCGCACGGCGTCGACGCGCAGGCCGCGCTGTACCGCGGCGTGCTCGCCGGCCGACGGGTCCTCGTCGTGCTCGACAACGCGCGGGACACCGAGCAGGTACGGCCGCTGCTTCCGGCGTCACCCGGCTGTCTGGCCATCGTCACCAGCCGCGACGAGCTGGCGGGCCTCGTCGCGGCCCACGGCGCCCGCTCACTGACCCTGCGTCCGTTCGACGCCGTCCAGGCACGGGCGTTCCTGGAGCGCCGGCTGGGCGCGGAGCGGGTCGCGGCCGAGCCGGGGGCGGCCGACGAGATCAGCGAGCTGTGCGCGGGACTGCCCCTCGCCCTGGCCTGCGTGGCCGCCCGGGCCGCCGCGCACCCGCACTTCCCCCTCGCCTCCGTCGCCGCCGAACTGCGTGAGGCGCACGGCAGTCTCGACGCCTTCGCCCGCACCGACGCCTCGGTGGACGTCGGCACGGTCTTCTCCTGGTCCACGCGCGCGGTCTCGCCCGCGGCCGCGCGGCTGTTCCGGCTGCTCGCCCTGCACCCGGGCCCGGACTTCTCCCTCCCCGGCGCGGCCGCCCTCGCGGGGCTGACCGTACGGCGGACGCGGCCCCTGCTGGCCGAGCTGACGGGTCTGCACCTCGTCACCGAACACCAGCCGGGCCGCCACGCCTTCCACGACCTCCTGCGCGCCCACGCCGGTGAACTCGTCCACGAACGGGACACCGCGGCCGACCGCGCGGCGGCCCTGGAACGGCTGCACCACCACTACCTGCACACCGCCCACGTCGCGGACCGGCTGCTGGCGCCCAACGCCGATCCGCTGCCCCCGCCGCCCGCACCCGAGGGCGTCCACCCCGAAGCCCTCGCCGACGACGACCGGGCCCTGGCCTGGCTCACCGCCGAGCACGCGGTGCTGCTCGCCGTGGTCGAGTCCGCCGCGGCGTCGCGGCACCCCGCGCAGGAACGTATCGCCTGTCAACTGGCCTGGTCCCTGGAGCCGTTCTTCGACCGGCGCGGACACTGGCACGACGGGCTCGCCGCGCAGCGCACCGCGCTGGACGCCGCCCGGCGGCTCGCCGACCCGGCGCTGGAGGCCCGCGGCCTGCGCGGACTGGCCCGCGTGGAGGGCCGGCTCGGGCTGCACGCGCGGGCCGTCCCCCGGCTGGAACGGGCCCTGGACCTGTTCGCCGAGCTGGGCGACGACACCGGCCGCGCGCACACCCACCGGAGCCTCGGCTGGGAGTGCGACCAACGCGGCGACCTGACCGGCGCCCTGCGTCACAACCAGGTCGCCCTGGAGTTGTTCCGCGCCCTCGGCGACCGCGCCGCGCAGGCCAGTGTCCTGAACTCGGTCGGCTGGTACCACGCGCTGCTCGGCGAGTACCGGCACGCCCTGACGCACTGTTTCGAGGCGCTCACCATGCTCCAGCAACTCGGCGACCGCTACGGCCAGGCCGCCACCTGGGACAGCATCGCCTACGCCCACCACCATCTCGGCCGCCACCCGCACGCGCTCCTCGGCTACCGCAACGCCCTCGCCCTGCTGCGCGACCTCGGAGTGCCGTACGTCGAGGCCGACATCCTGGTCCGGGTCGGCGACACCCACCTCGCCACCGGCGACCACGAGAGCGCCCGCGCCGCGTGGCAGGAGGCACTCGTCCTCCTGCGGGGCCTGGACCACCCCGACGCCGAGGCGGTCGAGGCACGGCTCGCCGCACGGGACGGTCACGCCGGTGCCGTCTGA